One window from the genome of Streptomyces sp. NBC_01476 encodes:
- a CDS encoding enoyl-CoA hydratase/isomerase family protein: MTIDVRRDGPVLTVTLNRPERLNALTGPDYRDLAAAWREADADDRVRVVVLTGAGERAFCTGADLKDTIPHPAPLSELARPKAQQRPDRAQPLGKPVVAAVRGYCLGGGMTLMLRTDLRIAADDAVFGLPEVVWGIPVNCAPRDLGLSHPAGMRWTLTGDRFGAAEAYDRGLVNRVVPPAEVLDRAYGLAHRVAAHPLDRLIAVKRLALTPSRRSG; this comes from the coding sequence ATGACGATCGACGTACGCAGGGACGGACCGGTGCTCACCGTCACCCTCAACCGGCCGGAGCGCCTCAACGCCCTGACCGGTCCTGACTACCGCGATCTGGCCGCCGCCTGGCGCGAGGCGGATGCCGACGACCGGGTACGGGTGGTGGTGCTGACCGGCGCCGGCGAGCGGGCGTTCTGCACCGGCGCCGACCTCAAGGACACCATCCCGCACCCGGCCCCGCTCTCCGAGCTGGCCCGGCCCAAGGCGCAGCAGCGCCCGGACCGCGCCCAGCCGCTCGGGAAGCCGGTGGTCGCCGCGGTGCGCGGGTACTGCCTCGGCGGCGGCATGACGCTGATGCTCCGCACCGACCTGCGGATCGCGGCGGACGACGCCGTCTTCGGCCTGCCCGAGGTGGTCTGGGGCATCCCGGTCAACTGCGCGCCGCGCGATCTGGGCCTGTCCCACCCGGCGGGAATGCGGTGGACCCTCACCGGCGACCGCTTCGGCGCCGCCGAGGCGTACGACCGGGGCCTGGTCAACCGGGTCGTCCCGCCCGCGGAGGTGCTCGACCGCGCGTATGGTCTCGCCCACCGCGTCGCCGCGCACCCGCTGGACCGGCTCATCGCCGTCAAACGGCTCGCCCTCACCCCGTCCCGCCGGTCGGGCTGA
- a CDS encoding MurR/RpiR family transcriptional regulator yields MRTAFEATDDGVVDRIRGLLPGLPEAQRATAELILDDPAAVARMTILDLADACRVSTGSITRFCRSLGLPGYAALRIALASDTGRTERETWQANIGRQISERDGLAQVADAISAAVRHSVGETLGRLDLAAVEKTASAIAGARRVEICGAGGSAGMGTEFQHRIFRIGVPAWSWSDTQVALTGAALLGPLDVMLAISHSGSTREVTDLAAEAAARGATTVAVTNDPRSPLARRVDLVLTTAVPTDAPGHASILSRHAQMAVLDLLYIAVAQRTYDQTTEAMAATTEAVRPYKQAP; encoded by the coding sequence ATGCGTACAGCTTTCGAGGCCACCGACGACGGAGTCGTCGACCGCATCCGCGGACTGCTGCCCGGACTGCCCGAAGCCCAGCGCGCGACCGCCGAGCTGATCCTCGACGACCCCGCCGCGGTGGCCCGGATGACCATCCTCGACCTCGCCGACGCCTGCCGGGTCTCCACCGGCAGCATCACCCGGTTCTGCCGCTCGCTGGGCCTGCCCGGCTACGCCGCGCTGCGGATCGCCCTCGCGTCCGACACCGGCCGCACCGAACGCGAGACCTGGCAGGCCAACATCGGCCGGCAGATCTCGGAGCGCGACGGCCTCGCCCAGGTCGCCGACGCCATTTCCGCGGCCGTCCGCCACTCGGTCGGCGAGACCCTGGGCCGCCTCGACCTCGCGGCCGTCGAGAAGACCGCCTCGGCGATCGCCGGAGCCCGCCGCGTCGAGATCTGCGGGGCGGGCGGCAGCGCGGGCATGGGCACCGAGTTCCAGCACCGCATCTTCCGGATCGGCGTCCCCGCCTGGTCGTGGAGCGACACCCAGGTGGCCCTCACCGGCGCGGCCCTGCTCGGGCCGCTCGATGTGATGCTCGCCATCTCGCACAGCGGCAGCACCCGCGAAGTCACCGACCTGGCCGCGGAAGCGGCCGCCCGCGGCGCCACCACGGTCGCTGTCACCAACGACCCCCGCTCCCCGCTGGCCCGCCGCGTCGACCTGGTCCTGACCACCGCGGTCCCCACCGACGCCCCCGGGCACGCCAGCATCCTCAGCCGGCACGCCCAGATGGCCGTTCTCGACCTGCTCTACATCGCCGTCGCACAGCGCACCTACGACCAGACCACCGAGGCGATGGCCGCCACCACCGAAGCGGTCCGGCCCTACAAGCAGGCCCCGTAG
- a CDS encoding GAF and ANTAR domain-containing protein, with translation MRSGRPDEEGERGTGPARIPDADRRVFTRALADAMAGQEAHAVPARLCQACVDLLDISGASVSLSGEPGLGALWWSSDPVAAQLAEAQYSLGDGPCRSALRLVAPVLAGDLTDRADAWRWPVFAQRALELGVRAVFSFPLGSGAVGVGTLDLYRRAPGPLSARDMAFAFPASDAITFALMKIQTSAEAVSDNGHDMSSWLDAAESDHAEVHYATGMVMVQLGVDPQHALARLRAYAFAEGRTITDVARGVIARTVRFDE, from the coding sequence GTGAGGTCCGGCCGTCCGGACGAAGAGGGCGAGCGGGGAACGGGGCCGGCCCGGATCCCTGATGCGGACCGGCGTGTCTTCACCCGTGCGCTGGCGGATGCCATGGCCGGCCAGGAGGCGCACGCGGTCCCGGCCCGCCTCTGCCAGGCGTGCGTGGACCTGCTCGACATCAGCGGCGCCTCGGTCTCCCTGTCCGGTGAACCGGGGCTCGGCGCCCTGTGGTGGTCGAGCGACCCGGTGGCCGCGCAACTGGCAGAGGCGCAGTACAGCCTGGGTGACGGCCCGTGCCGCAGCGCGCTGCGGCTGGTCGCTCCGGTGCTGGCGGGCGATCTCACCGACCGGGCGGACGCCTGGCGCTGGCCGGTCTTCGCCCAGCGGGCGCTGGAACTGGGGGTGCGTGCGGTGTTCTCCTTCCCGCTGGGCAGCGGGGCGGTGGGAGTCGGCACGCTCGACCTCTACCGCCGGGCTCCTGGTCCGCTGAGCGCGCGGGACATGGCGTTCGCCTTCCCGGCGAGCGATGCCATCACCTTCGCCCTGATGAAGATTCAGACGAGCGCGGAAGCGGTGTCGGACAACGGGCACGACATGTCGTCGTGGCTGGACGCCGCCGAGTCCGATCACGCCGAAGTGCACTACGCCACGGGCATGGTGATGGTGCAGCTCGGGGTCGATCCACAGCACGCACTGGCCCGGCTGCGCGCGTACGCTTTCGCCGAAGGCCGGACGATCACCGACGTCGCGCGCGGGGTCATCGCGCGCACAGTGCGCTTCGATGAGTAG
- a CDS encoding family 20 glycosylhydrolase, whose product MTSLDEGGRGGTRRRARRLIRPLTGAAVCLGLTAAVLTGAGAATATTAPTAPATAGRPAVIPALDNWTAAKGSLRLGPRSRIDTDAASRSTAVTLAEDLRQARGWRIPVVSGPARPGDIVLRTDSRRADLGTEGYALRIGAEAQVTGRTGGGVFYGTRTILQLLTAGAALPAGSTTDVPAARERAVGVCACYTYNTDAWFDRLIKDMAYLKLNTLHVELKVRSDAYPAINTFSYYTKPEIRSLVALAAKYHITVIPEINSPGHVDPYITPYPDLQLTNSAGVKDPTRLDVTNPASFTFYTHLIDEDLSVFPGPSFHMGADEYMVNSAYSNFPQLLAYAQAKFGPGATAQDAYIDFVNRVDTYVRSKGRTLRIWNDGLTGANTVPLNKGIVIEHWLPEKVTTQQLLDSGYQVMNATDAWYYVRGSYQPDAERLYDAGWTPLDFADQTVTDPGSRVTGAEYMVWPDNYGKENENTTQQQMTTSLRAFAQGVWGSPRPTADYAGFTALADAIGHAPGWGPQWVQPLPEGTYRLSAAGRALTAAGTAGTPLATGRTAGSWHLAPTADGYYRITDSGSGRCADVSHGAMNNMHVVVEEGAAATAETCAASESQKWQLEPVPGGYRVVDAITQQTLQAPRAGGPVVQQPRDVASNDVWRITAVRGRS is encoded by the coding sequence ATGACATCCCTTGATGAAGGCGGCCGCGGCGGCACCCGGCGGCGCGCGAGACGGCTGATCAGGCCGCTGACCGGAGCGGCGGTGTGCCTCGGTCTGACGGCAGCCGTCCTCACCGGCGCCGGCGCCGCCACGGCCACGACCGCCCCCACGGCCCCGGCCACCGCAGGCCGCCCCGCGGTGATCCCGGCACTCGACAACTGGACCGCTGCGAAGGGCTCGTTGCGGCTCGGCCCGAGGTCCAGGATCGACACCGACGCGGCAAGCCGGTCCACCGCGGTGACGCTCGCGGAGGACCTGCGGCAGGCCCGCGGCTGGCGGATCCCGGTGGTCAGCGGCCCCGCCCGCCCCGGCGACATCGTGCTGCGCACCGACTCACGGCGCGCCGACCTCGGCACGGAGGGGTACGCGCTGCGGATCGGCGCCGAGGCGCAGGTGACCGGCCGTACCGGCGGCGGCGTCTTCTATGGCACCCGGACGATCCTGCAACTGCTCACCGCGGGCGCCGCGTTGCCGGCCGGCAGCACCACCGACGTACCAGCCGCCAGGGAACGCGCGGTCGGCGTCTGCGCCTGCTACACCTACAACACCGACGCCTGGTTCGACCGTCTGATCAAGGACATGGCGTACCTCAAGCTCAACACGCTGCACGTGGAGCTGAAGGTCCGCAGCGACGCCTACCCGGCGATCAACACGTTCTCCTACTACACCAAGCCGGAGATCCGCTCGCTGGTCGCGCTCGCCGCCAAGTACCACATCACGGTGATCCCGGAGATCAACTCCCCCGGGCACGTGGACCCGTACATCACGCCGTACCCCGATCTGCAGCTCACCAACTCCGCAGGGGTCAAGGACCCGACCCGGCTGGACGTCACCAACCCCGCGTCGTTCACCTTCTACACGCACCTGATCGACGAGGACCTGAGCGTGTTCCCCGGCCCCTCTTTCCACATGGGCGCCGATGAGTACATGGTCAACTCGGCCTACTCCAACTTCCCGCAGCTGCTGGCCTACGCCCAGGCGAAGTTCGGGCCCGGTGCCACCGCCCAGGACGCGTACATCGACTTCGTCAACCGGGTCGACACCTATGTGCGCTCCAAGGGCCGGACCCTGCGGATCTGGAACGACGGCCTGACCGGCGCCAACACCGTGCCGCTCAACAAGGGCATCGTCATCGAGCACTGGCTGCCGGAGAAGGTCACCACCCAGCAGCTCCTCGACTCCGGCTACCAGGTCATGAACGCCACCGACGCCTGGTACTACGTACGCGGCAGCTACCAGCCCGACGCCGAGCGGCTCTACGACGCCGGGTGGACCCCGCTGGACTTCGCCGACCAGACGGTCACCGACCCCGGCTCGCGCGTCACCGGAGCCGAGTACATGGTCTGGCCCGACAACTACGGCAAGGAGAACGAGAACACCACCCAGCAGCAGATGACCACCTCGCTGCGCGCCTTCGCCCAGGGTGTGTGGGGCAGCCCCCGGCCCACCGCTGACTACGCCGGCTTCACCGCACTGGCCGACGCCATCGGCCACGCCCCCGGCTGGGGTCCGCAGTGGGTCCAGCCGCTGCCCGAAGGCACTTACCGGCTCAGTGCCGCGGGCCGTGCGCTGACCGCCGCCGGCACTGCCGGCACCCCGCTGGCCACCGGCCGCACCGCGGGCTCCTGGCACCTGGCGCCCACCGCCGACGGCTACTACCGGATCACCGACAGCGGCAGCGGGCGGTGCGCCGACGTGAGCCACGGCGCCATGAACAACATGCACGTGGTGGTGGAGGAGGGCGCGGCGGCGACCGCGGAGACCTGCGCCGCCTCCGAGAGCCAGAAATGGCAGCTCGAACCCGTCCCCGGCGGCTACCGGGTCGTCGACGCCATCACCCAGCAGACGCTCCAGGCGCCCCGGGCGGGCGGCCCGGTCGTCCAGCAACCGCGTGACGTCGCAAGCAATGACGTCTGGCGGATCACCGCGGTCCGGGGGCGGTCATGA
- a CDS encoding GAF and ANTAR domain-containing protein → MSRLRHVTEAFMSVTDTFDTRVDPLVLADRLVSHCVRLTGADSAGLMMVTARGRLRTVAVSDERGDVLEMLQVRTGEGPCVDCLRIRHTVEAPDLAAATGRWPRFTAAALDAGFRGAAAVPVRVQDQQVGSLNLLADATGTLTPDDLALLAALARVAATAMMQWQSDTARPSDILTRIQSVISAKTSLETALGMLAAGGGLTIPEAALALRRHALRTGIRPAEAAQALLGRTLSVQDVLSSP, encoded by the coding sequence ATGAGCCGACTACGGCACGTCACCGAGGCGTTCATGAGCGTCACGGACACTTTCGACACGCGGGTCGACCCGTTGGTCCTCGCCGACCGGCTCGTCAGCCACTGCGTACGTCTCACCGGTGCGGACTCGGCCGGTCTCATGATGGTCACCGCTCGCGGCCGGCTCCGGACGGTGGCGGTCTCCGACGAGCGGGGCGATGTGCTGGAGATGCTGCAGGTGCGGACCGGTGAGGGCCCCTGCGTCGACTGCCTGCGGATCCGGCACACGGTCGAGGCACCCGACCTCGCCGCGGCCACCGGCCGCTGGCCGCGGTTCACGGCCGCGGCGCTCGACGCCGGGTTCCGGGGGGCCGCCGCGGTGCCGGTTCGGGTCCAGGACCAACAGGTGGGCTCCCTCAACTTGTTGGCGGACGCCACCGGCACGCTGACGCCGGACGACCTGGCGCTGCTGGCGGCCCTGGCCAGGGTGGCGGCGACCGCGATGATGCAGTGGCAGTCCGACACGGCACGGCCCTCCGACATCCTCACCCGGATCCAGTCGGTGATCTCCGCCAAGACGTCTCTGGAGACGGCACTGGGCATGCTCGCGGCCGGCGGCGGCCTGACCATCCCCGAAGCCGCGCTCGCCCTGCGGAGGCACGCACTGCGCACCGGCATCCGCCCCGCCGAGGCGGCCCAGGCCCTGCTGGGGCGCACCCTGAGCGTCCAGGACGTCCTCTCCTCCCCGTAG
- a CDS encoding alpha-L-fucosidase, whose amino-acid sequence MISRRDLLRTGTAATAAAATAALTAGRAGAAPGLPATGSPAGSPAAGPAGRVRPASVLAVDPADTPEQIIAKAAAIVPRPPQVAWQERKVTGFTHFGMNTFTDREWGSGCEDEAWFAPTGADIDQWMRAYRAAGMKQVMLTAKHHDGFVVYPTRYSNHSVVASPWWYRGGAPDAAARRARERATAARGEDSSAFWRIRGAGNINPAGDLLGTYLRAARAAGLKVGVYLSPADGAELPHAWHETFVQQIVAKHDAGGQLSTEEQSTYDDRARTPAGMGRYGSGSAVTARTIPTLVEEDDRAHALAAGRLPRFQVMADDYNAYYLNQLYELFTQYGPIDELWLDGANPWTSSGISEAYDFTAWFALIHALSPDTVTFAGPQGTRWVGNEGGSARLTEWSVTPATADPATAHGEGLLPHGAQVTDIGSDAAITAPGVKFLQWFPAEADVSIRPGWFWHPSEHPRTAEQLTDIYRTSVGRNAVMLLNVPPNTDGRVDDADVAALTGFGRTIAATYGRNLLTGAQPSSLARTLTDGRLDTSWSPPRGAPTGTLELRLLDGLFFDQVWLGEDIRHGQHVEEFEVAVWDGTAWTAIAEGTTIGYSRILAVPAQSAARRLRVTVTRSRATPRLSTLGLYRTPAPVAGS is encoded by the coding sequence ATGATCAGCCGCAGGGATCTGCTGCGCACCGGCACGGCCGCCACCGCGGCCGCGGCCACCGCGGCGCTGACGGCCGGCCGGGCGGGCGCGGCCCCCGGGCTCCCCGCGACCGGCTCCCCCGCCGGCTCCCCCGCCGCCGGCCCGGCCGGCCGGGTCCGGCCCGCCTCTGTACTGGCCGTCGACCCGGCCGACACCCCTGAGCAGATCATCGCCAAGGCCGCCGCGATCGTTCCCCGGCCGCCCCAAGTCGCCTGGCAGGAACGGAAGGTGACCGGGTTCACCCACTTCGGGATGAACACCTTCACCGACCGGGAGTGGGGCTCGGGCTGCGAGGACGAGGCGTGGTTCGCCCCCACCGGCGCCGACATCGACCAGTGGATGCGCGCCTACCGGGCGGCCGGGATGAAGCAGGTGATGCTCACCGCCAAGCACCACGACGGCTTCGTGGTGTACCCCACCCGCTACAGCAACCACTCCGTCGTGGCCAGCCCGTGGTGGTATCGCGGCGGCGCCCCGGACGCCGCGGCCCGCCGGGCCCGGGAACGCGCCACCGCGGCCCGCGGCGAGGACTCCTCGGCGTTCTGGCGGATCCGCGGCGCGGGCAACATCAACCCGGCCGGCGACCTCCTCGGCACCTACCTGCGGGCCGCGCGCGCAGCGGGCCTGAAGGTCGGCGTCTACCTCTCCCCCGCCGACGGCGCCGAACTGCCGCACGCCTGGCACGAGACGTTCGTCCAGCAGATCGTCGCCAAGCACGACGCGGGCGGGCAGCTCAGCACGGAGGAGCAGTCGACGTACGACGACCGGGCCCGGACGCCGGCCGGGATGGGGCGCTACGGCAGCGGCAGCGCGGTCACCGCCAGGACCATTCCGACCCTGGTCGAGGAGGACGACCGGGCGCACGCGCTCGCGGCCGGCCGGCTGCCCCGCTTCCAGGTCATGGCGGACGACTACAACGCGTACTACCTCAACCAGCTGTACGAGCTGTTCACGCAGTACGGTCCGATCGACGAACTGTGGCTGGACGGCGCCAACCCGTGGACGTCCAGCGGCATCAGTGAGGCGTACGACTTCACCGCCTGGTTCGCGCTGATCCATGCTTTGTCACCGGACACGGTCACCTTCGCCGGGCCGCAGGGGACCCGCTGGGTCGGCAACGAGGGCGGCTCGGCGCGGCTGACCGAGTGGAGTGTGACCCCGGCGACCGCCGATCCGGCCACGGCCCACGGCGAGGGGCTGCTGCCGCACGGCGCACAGGTCACCGACATCGGGTCGGACGCGGCGATCACCGCGCCCGGGGTGAAGTTCCTCCAGTGGTTCCCGGCCGAGGCGGACGTGTCGATCCGGCCCGGCTGGTTCTGGCACCCGTCCGAACACCCCAGGACCGCCGAGCAGTTGACGGACATCTACCGGACGTCGGTGGGCCGTAACGCGGTCATGCTGCTGAATGTCCCGCCGAACACCGACGGCCGTGTGGACGACGCCGACGTGGCCGCGCTCACCGGCTTCGGCCGCACCATCGCGGCGACTTACGGCCGCAACCTCCTCACCGGTGCCCAACCGTCGTCCCTGGCGCGGACGTTGACCGACGGCCGACTCGACACTTCGTGGTCGCCGCCGCGCGGGGCACCGACCGGCACGCTCGAACTGCGCCTGCTGGACGGCCTGTTCTTCGACCAGGTGTGGCTCGGCGAGGACATCCGGCACGGGCAGCACGTGGAAGAGTTCGAGGTCGCCGTCTGGGACGGCACGGCATGGACCGCGATCGCCGAAGGCACCACCATCGGCTACTCCCGGATCCTCGCCGTCCCCGCGCAGAGCGCCGCCCGGCGGCTGCGGGTCACCGTCACCCGTTCCCGGGCCACTCCCCGGCTGTCCACCCTGGGCCTGTACCGCACTCCGGCACCGGTCGCGGGGAGCTGA
- a CDS encoding DUF1003 domain-containing protein, with product MTYSTGDRPLPHHPPIRLRQERVVFARMLTTQDRIADAITAFAGTMTFVYLHAVWFAGWIAVNEGVLGPRAVFDRFPFGLLTMIVSLEAIFLSTFVMVSQNRQATRENVRADLDFETNLRAEVWSVHIGKALGLNPEQIEGYVQDAIAANRARMLPPDHQPQLSDQ from the coding sequence ATGACGTACTCCACCGGCGACCGCCCGCTCCCCCACCACCCGCCGATCCGGCTCCGGCAGGAGCGCGTGGTCTTCGCGCGCATGCTGACCACGCAGGACCGCATCGCCGACGCCATCACCGCGTTCGCAGGCACCATGACCTTCGTCTATCTGCACGCGGTCTGGTTCGCCGGGTGGATCGCGGTGAACGAGGGGGTGCTCGGCCCACGGGCGGTCTTCGACCGTTTCCCGTTCGGTCTGCTCACCATGATCGTGAGCCTGGAGGCGATCTTCCTGTCGACCTTCGTCATGGTGAGCCAGAACCGCCAGGCGACCCGGGAGAACGTCAGGGCCGACCTCGACTTCGAGACCAATCTGCGGGCCGAGGTGTGGTCGGTGCACATAGGCAAGGCGCTCGGGCTCAACCCCGAGCAGATCGAGGGGTACGTGCAGGACGCCATCGCGGCGAACCGCGCCCGCATGCTGCCTCCGGACCACCAGCCACAGCTGTCGGACCAGTGA
- a CDS encoding FAD:protein FMN transferase: MRTAVEHMIGTVVSVAAPDTVDVRVFGAAVREAFAFLRHVDEVFSPYHPDSPADPTGDGLLDTSGPCGDLDGHGIRHRLELCGDLHAVSGGVLDAWAGGPHPEFDPCAAVKGWAAERASELLADSGLARHALNAGGDVRVRSGDRSDAPVWRVGVTDPCLPGCLLAVAEVHDGGVATSGTVERGTPLWDPAAGRHARGLAQVTVIGPDLALADGYATAAMSQPSIGLAYDWLDCLAADTAYQAVTVDVAGRTRTTPGATGLTVLTTVSRSVPAEHGRA, encoded by the coding sequence ATGCGCACAGCCGTGGAGCACATGATCGGCACCGTCGTCTCGGTGGCGGCCCCCGACACGGTGGACGTCCGCGTCTTCGGGGCGGCGGTGCGCGAGGCGTTCGCGTTCCTCCGCCACGTCGACGAGGTGTTCTCGCCCTACCACCCCGACAGCCCGGCCGACCCGACAGGGGACGGCCTGCTGGACACTTCCGGCCCGTGCGGCGACCTGGACGGGCACGGGATCCGCCATCGCCTGGAACTGTGCGGCGACCTGCACGCAGTCAGCGGCGGTGTCCTCGACGCCTGGGCGGGCGGACCGCACCCGGAATTCGACCCTTGCGCCGCGGTCAAGGGCTGGGCCGCGGAACGCGCCAGCGAACTGCTCGCCGACAGCGGCCTGGCCCGGCACGCGCTGAACGCGGGCGGGGACGTACGGGTCCGGTCCGGCGACCGGTCCGACGCCCCCGTGTGGCGGGTGGGTGTCACCGACCCCTGCCTGCCCGGGTGCCTGCTGGCGGTGGCGGAGGTCCACGACGGAGGCGTCGCCACGTCCGGGACCGTGGAACGCGGCACCCCCCTCTGGGACCCCGCGGCGGGCCGCCACGCCAGGGGCCTGGCCCAGGTCACCGTGATAGGACCCGATCTGGCGCTCGCCGACGGATACGCGACCGCCGCGATGTCCCAGCCGTCCATCGGCCTCGCCTACGACTGGCTCGACTGCCTCGCCGCGGACACCGCGTACCAGGCCGTGACCGTCGATGTCGCGGGACGCACCCGGACCACCCCGGGAGCGACGGGTCTGACCGTCCTCACCACCGTCTCGCGGTCGGTGCCGGCCGAGCACGGCCGGGCCTGA
- a CDS encoding ANTAR domain-containing protein, which translates to MRQRTPGDLCGGASAPEREAPRAEVACLREEATGLRRALESYPVIDMARGVIMATAPCTKEQAWQLLVEVSQHANVKVRDVARSVVDGVSGTPLPPEVHRALVVALRRVRAARGT; encoded by the coding sequence ATGAGGCAGCGGACGCCCGGCGACCTGTGCGGCGGGGCATCCGCGCCGGAGCGCGAAGCGCCCCGCGCCGAGGTCGCCTGTCTGCGGGAAGAAGCGACCGGGCTGCGGCGTGCCCTGGAGTCGTATCCGGTCATCGACATGGCGCGCGGGGTGATCATGGCCACCGCCCCCTGCACGAAGGAGCAGGCATGGCAGCTCCTGGTGGAGGTCTCGCAGCACGCCAACGTCAAGGTGCGCGATGTCGCCCGATCCGTCGTCGACGGGGTCAGTGGTACGCCCCTGCCGCCGGAGGTGCACCGCGCCCTGGTGGTCGCGCTGCGGCGGGTGCGTGCCGCGCGCGGCACCTGA
- a CDS encoding GAF and ANTAR domain-containing protein, with the protein MKGTPDPGTPDLTALLLTTKTLEEFLLALAVRSMDQAPSCDGCGITLERDGRPLTVASTGATASRLDEKQYGQDDGPCLQALRTGQEVSVTDMPAERRWGDYPAYAVSCGTNSSLSLPIASRTDTAGAINLYAGSPDGFADADLAVLRSLAAQATGAIALAQRLADVQVFNDGLQAELKSRATVDRATGVVIAQRHCTPQRATAILRSGARRRGITLHEVCAELLGGFGEPPDGRDLDPAPDRPL; encoded by the coding sequence ATGAAGGGCACACCGGATCCCGGGACACCGGATCTGACCGCACTGCTGCTCACCACGAAGACGCTGGAGGAGTTCCTGCTCGCGCTCGCGGTGCGCTCGATGGACCAGGCTCCGTCCTGCGACGGCTGCGGGATCACCCTGGAGCGGGACGGGCGCCCGCTGACCGTGGCCAGCACGGGTGCCACCGCCTCCCGGCTGGACGAGAAGCAGTACGGCCAGGACGACGGACCCTGCCTGCAGGCGCTGCGGACCGGGCAGGAGGTCTCGGTGACCGACATGCCGGCCGAGCGGCGCTGGGGCGACTATCCGGCGTACGCGGTCTCCTGCGGGACCAACTCGTCCCTGTCGCTGCCCATCGCCTCCCGCACGGACACCGCGGGAGCCATCAATCTCTACGCCGGCAGCCCGGACGGATTCGCCGACGCCGACCTCGCCGTGCTGCGGTCGCTCGCCGCGCAGGCGACCGGTGCCATCGCGCTTGCCCAACGGCTGGCCGACGTGCAGGTCTTCAACGACGGCCTGCAGGCCGAGCTGAAGTCCCGCGCCACCGTCGACCGGGCGACCGGCGTCGTCATCGCGCAGCGGCACTGCACCCCGCAGCGGGCGACCGCCATCCTCAGGTCCGGCGCCCGGCGCCGCGGGATCACGCTGCACGAGGTGTGCGCCGAACTCCTCGGCGGCTTCGGGGAACCGCCGGACGGCCGGGATCTCGACCCCGCCCCTGACCGGCCACTGTGA
- a CDS encoding ATP-binding protein, producing MPDHQDATGAKVSSTTSLSYEGSPESISAARRLAAAFLEDPRHWPEQPPSHRVTLDVQLIVSELVTNAVKYAPGPFLLSLRIAGRLLEISVTDSSPEPPVPRGPGPGRAGGHGLEIVLALSESFEVYQEPVGKRLTARVDLDAGSG from the coding sequence GTGCCCGATCATCAGGACGCGACGGGCGCGAAGGTGTCATCCACCACCTCGCTCTCCTATGAGGGCAGTCCGGAGTCCATCTCCGCGGCTCGCCGGCTGGCCGCCGCCTTCCTGGAGGACCCGCGCCACTGGCCGGAGCAGCCGCCCTCGCACCGGGTCACGCTCGATGTCCAGCTGATCGTGAGCGAACTGGTCACCAACGCGGTGAAGTACGCACCCGGTCCGTTCCTGCTGTCCCTGCGGATCGCCGGCCGGCTACTGGAGATCTCCGTCACCGACAGCAGCCCGGAGCCGCCGGTCCCCCGCGGACCCGGACCCGGGCGGGCCGGCGGCCACGGCCTGGAGATCGTGCTGGCGCTGAGCGAGAGCTTCGAGGTCTACCAGGAGCCGGTCGGCAAACGCCTCACCGCCCGCGTCGACCTGGACGCCGGCTCCGGCTGA
- a CDS encoding M15 family metallopeptidase produces the protein MLRTAESRTTRALVLALVMMGSALFFSPAAVAEDVKAPADFVALASVDPSVIQEIRYATPHNFVGTPVDGYVQPVCILTRPAALALHRVQQKLLRTGYSLKVYDCYRPQRAVDNFVRWAQDLDDQRMKGEFYPDEDKTDLFTDGYIAAQSGHSRGSTMDLTVVRLPAVGTRPYVPGEPLVPCYADRAARFPDNSIDMGTGFDCFDTLANTLDPRITGAPLANRLRLKKAMEAAGFTNLPVEWWHYTLDNEPYPSTYFDFPVTRASLS, from the coding sequence ATGTTACGCACCGCAGAATCACGGACGACGCGCGCACTGGTCCTGGCGTTGGTCATGATGGGGTCCGCCCTGTTCTTCTCACCCGCGGCCGTCGCGGAGGATGTGAAGGCACCGGCCGACTTCGTCGCCCTCGCCTCGGTCGACCCCTCCGTCATCCAGGAGATCCGCTACGCGACGCCGCACAATTTCGTCGGAACACCCGTGGACGGCTATGTCCAGCCGGTCTGCATCCTCACCAGGCCGGCCGCTCTCGCGCTCCACCGGGTCCAGCAGAAGCTGCTGCGGACCGGCTACTCGCTCAAGGTCTACGACTGTTACCGCCCCCAGCGTGCCGTCGACAACTTCGTCCGCTGGGCGCAGGACCTCGACGACCAGCGGATGAAGGGCGAGTTCTATCCCGACGAGGACAAGACCGATCTCTTCACCGACGGCTACATCGCCGCGCAGTCCGGCCACAGCAGGGGCAGCACCATGGACCTCACCGTCGTCCGGCTCCCGGCCGTCGGGACCCGTCCGTATGTCCCGGGTGAGCCGCTGGTGCCCTGTTACGCGGACCGTGCCGCCCGTTTCCCCGACAACTCCATCGACATGGGCACCGGCTTCGACTGCTTCGACACGCTCGCCAACACCCTGGACCCCCGGATCACCGGTGCGCCGCTGGCCAACCGGCTGAGGCTCAAGAAGGCCATGGAAGCGGCCGGTTTCACCAATCTGCCGGTCGAGTGGTGGCACTACACCCTCGACAACGAGCCCTACCCGTCGACGTACTTCGACTTCCCCGTCACCCGGGCGTCGTTGAGCTGA